In the genome of Tachysurus vachellii isolate PV-2020 chromosome 9, HZAU_Pvac_v1, whole genome shotgun sequence, one region contains:
- the LOC132851147 gene encoding extracellular calcium-sensing receptor-like yields MCGQSTNKDECVYQGDEGTHSFYMGGDVILGGLFPLHYSPVSAVWSFQSKPEPTDYKYFSPRALRWMRTMTFAVSEINQRLDLLPNLTLGYHIRDSCDDIPVSIKNSLLLVNGQPEKANGSGCVNVIRQPSPVIVGDAASGISMAVLRTLGSFGIPLVSYFASCSCLSNKKEFPTFMRTMPSDEFQIKALAKLVHYFQWTWVGVIGVESDYARFAIQLFLKESARYNICPAYVHFYPVTLTIEAVHGLMDVIKASTATVILNFSGESELQTILRECKRQNITHLQWIASEAWATSQALWSEFHDLLQGTLGFAIRKGEIPNLGGYLREMNASTARSSDFFTEFWEETFHCRINGSLNTHVHRQEDQNRDACSGRETLDNVYSIFTDVSELRVSYNVYKAVYLIAHALHDMSTCVQGQGPFQNGTCGRLNPLLPWQLISYMKRSNFTTLGEFVHFDENGDPIASYDLMNWQASSDGLLRLVKVGFYDASLKEDNGLVINESMIIWKRDNKAPVSVCSKSCLPGSRKARRKGEPICCFDCIPCAEGEISNQTDSNDCLRCSRETWPNHARDKCIPKGLEYLSYEEPLGIVLLAVSAFGACLTTAVLYVFIIYRNTPVVRGNNMELSFLLLWFLCACFLISLTFIGKPTDWLCQIRFTAFGVSFALCIACILAKTVVVLMAFRATLPGSNVMKWFGPLQQRLSVILCSLVQILICIIWLVTKPPSAAYTTAFLSPTIIVECKVGSEIGFWCVLGYIGLLACMCFLIAFLARKLPDNFNEAKFITFSMLIFFAVWITFIPVYVSTQGKYMVAVHVFAILASAFGLLLCIFAPKCYVVLLRPEKNSRQHMMKK; encoded by the exons atgtGTGGTCAGTCCACAAACAAGGATGAGTGCGTCTACCAGGGAGATGAAGGGACCCATAGTTTCTACATGGGTGGAGATGTGATTTTGGGAGGTCTGTTCCCCCTGCATTACAGCCCTGTTTCAGCAGTGTGGTCTTTCCAGAGCAAACCTGAACCAACTGATTACAAGTA CTTTAGTCCTCGAGCCCTAAGGTGGATGCGAACAATGACCTTTGCTGTGTCAGAGATAAACCAGAGACTGGACCTGTTACCAAATCTGACACTGGGATACCACATCCGAGACAGCTGTGATGACATACCTGTGTCAATAAAGAACTCACTTCTCCTGGTCAATGGGCAGCCTGAGAAAGCAAATGGATCTGGATGTGTGAATGTTATCAGGCAGCCCTCTCCAGTTATTGTAGGGGATGCTGCATCAGGGATATCCATGGCTGTGCTGAGAACACTAGGCTCATTCGGTATACCTTTG GTGAGCTACTTTGCATCTTGCTCATGTTTGAGTAACAAGAAAGAGTTTCCCACATTTATGCGAACGATGCCAAGTGATGAATTTCAGATTAAGGCTTTAGCAAAGCTTGTCCATTATTTTCAGTGGACCTGGGTGGGAGTTATTGGAGTGGAGTCAGACTATGCTCGCTTTGCCATCCAGCTCTTTCTTAAAGAATCAGCAAGATATAATATATGTCCTGCATATGTTCACTTTTACCCTGTCACACTCACTATTGAAGCTGTGCATGGGTTAATGGATGTTATTAAAGCCTCCACAGCCACAGTCATTCTAAACTTCTCTGGAGAATCAGAACTGCAAACTATTCTGAGAGAATGCAAGCGACAAAACATCACGCATCTGCAGTGGATTGCCAGTGAAGCTTGGGCAACATCACAGGCATTGTGGAGTGAGTTCCATGATCTCTTACAGGGAACTCTAGGGTTTGCCATACGCAAAGGTGAAATCCCAAACCTTGGTGGATATCTCAGAGAGATGAACGCTTCCACTGCACGAagttcagatttttttacaGAGTTCTGGGAGGAAACGTTCCATTGCCGGATCAATGGATCTTTAAACACGCATGTACATAGACAGGAGGACCAGAACAGGGACGCTTGTAGTGGGAGAGAGACTCTGGACAATGTGTATTCTATCTTTACAGATGTATCAGAGCTTAGAGTGTCGTACAATGTATATAAAGCTGTGTATCTCATAGCACATGCTTTACATGATATGAGTACCTGTGTTCAAGGACAAGGCCCTTTTCAAAATGGAACATGTGGGAGGCTAAATCCCCTTCTGCcctggcag CTGATAAGCTACATGAAGAGATCAAACTTCACGACACTAGGAGAGTTTGTGCACTTTGATGAGAACGGAGATCCTATTGCATCTTATGATTTGATGAACTGGCAGGCATCAAGTGATGGCTTACTTCGCTTGGTGAAAGTGGGGTTCTATGATGCATCACTGAAGGAGGATAATGGCCTGGTCATTAATGAATCAATGATTATTTGGAAAAGAGACAATAAG GCACCAGTATCAGTCTGCAGTAAAAGTTGCCTGCCTGGCTCCAGGAAAGCCAGGCGAAAGGGTGAACCCATATGTTGCTTTGACTGCATACCATGTGCTGAAGGAGAGATTAGCAATCAAACAG ACTCAAATGATTGTTTAAGATGTTCAAGGGAAACATGGCCAAACCATGCCAGGGACAAATGCATACCAAAGGGCTTGGAGTACCTGTCCTATGAGGAGCCCTTGGGAATAGTTCTCTTGGCTGTTTCAGCGTTCGGAGCTTGTTTGACTACTGCAGTgctttatgtgtttataatctACAGAAATACTCCAGTAGTTCGAGGCAACAACATGGAGCTCAGCTTCCTCCTACTCTGGTTTCTATGTGCATGCTTTCTGATTAGTCTGACATTTATTGGCAAGCCCACTGATTGGCTCTGCCAGATTAGGTTTACAGCCTTTGGAGTCAGCTTTGCACTCTGCATTGCCTGCATCTTGGCTAAGACTGTAGTGGTTCTTATGGCTTTTAGGGCCACCCTACCTGGTAGTAATGTCATGAAATGGTTTGGTCCACTTCAGCAGAGGTTAAGTGTCATATTATGTTCTTtagttcaaatacttatttgtatCATATGGCTGGTGACTAAACCTCCCTCTGCTGCCTATACTACTGCGTTCTTGAGTCCTACTATAATTGTAGAGTGTAAAGTGGGATCAGAAATAGGATTCTGGTGCGTATTGGGATACATTGGCCTACTTGCATGCATGTGCTTTTTAATAGCTTTTTTGGCCAGAAAACTTCCAGACAATTTCAACGAAGCAAAATTTATCACATTCAGTATGCTTATCTTTTTTGCTGTGTGGATAACATTTATCCCTGTTTATGTGAGCACTCAGGGAAAATACATGGTTGCTGTGCATGTCTTTGCCATCTTAGCTTCAGCCTTTGGACTGCTTCTGTGCATATTTGCTCCAAAATGCTATGTTGTTCTGTTGAGACctgaaaaaaacagcagacagcaTATGATGAAAAAATAG
- the LOC132851149 gene encoding extracellular calcium-sensing receptor-like: MAILLLWLLVLRFSIFCGSLESHCTLQNTFKPGFMAGGDFVFGGIFPLHYNQEMPDLNCTYKPGPVQCNGFDPRAFRWALTMKLAVEEINNSSELLPNHTLGYKIFDSCAYPLTGQRAALAVMNGPTEADSPMCSKASPMLAIIGESGSAQSIVVSRILQPFRIPMISYFSSCACLSDRREFPTFFRVIPSDAYQVKAIAKLLINFNWTWVGVLRGDHAYGRSALQGLLNELQDTSVCVSYQEMIPLLYDSQRAIEIIRVMNSSSARVVVVFSAEGELTPFLKDYMNLNVTGIQWIASEAWVTASVFTGSEYYPFLGGTIGFGIRQGYIPKLKDYITTVNPQAYPTNPLVQELWGALYGCTPFSSLTHSTQLPLCTGQETLNKQHSAYMNTSSPRIAYNVYKGVYALAHSLHNLISCKTGNGPFNNSMCADNTKVYPWQLQHYLQEVSFTISGETVNFDMKGDSIPSYDLINWQKGTAGNIELVKVGMYDGAREAGSELVIYDTAITWAKDKSEVPVSVCSDSCSPGFRKAVRQGEPLCCFDCVPCDSGKISNQTDSVDCMACPEDYWSNADGTECIPKIVEFLSHDAMGLTLTVIAVVGACVTLAVFAVFLYYRNTPIVRMNNSELSFFILLSLTLCFLCSLIFIGEPTTWSCMLRHTAFSITFSLCISCILGKTLVVLAAFTATQPGNNVMKWLGPTQQRLIIFSCTLVQVIICAAWLISSPPFPYKNTQYQHSKIILDCRVGSDLAFWCVLGYIGFLAGLCFILAFLARKLPGNFNEAKYITFSMLIFCAVWLAFIPAYVSSPGKFTTAVEIFAILASSFGLLLCLFAPKCYIILLKPEKNTKQNLMGK; this comes from the exons ATGGCAATCCTTCTTCTGTGGCTCCTGGTGCTCCGCTTTTCTATCTTTTGTGGATCCTTGGAAAGTCATTGCACTCTGCAGAATACTTTTAAGCCAGGGTTCATGGCTGGTGGAGACTTTGTCTTTGGTGGCATTTTTCCTTTGCATTACAATCAAGAAATGCCAGATCTTAACTGCACATATAAACCTGGACCTGTGCAGTGTAATGG gttTGATCCCAGAGCTTTCCGGTGGGCTCTGACTATGAAGCTTGCTGTGGAGGAAATAAACAACAGTAGTGAACTGCTCCCTAACCACACTCTAggttataaaatatttgattcCTGTGCATATCCTTTAACTGGTCAGAGAGCAGCTTTGGCTGTTATGAACGGTCCAACAGAAGCTGACAGTCCCATGTGTTCAAAAGCTAGCCCGATGCTAGCCATCATCGGTGAATCTGGGTCAGCTCAATCTATTGTGGTGTCTAGAATTTTACAACCTTTCCGGATTCCAATG ATCAGCTATTTCTCATCCTGCGCCTGCCTGAGTGACAGGCGAGAGTTCCCTACCTTCTTCAGGGTTATCCCCAGTGATGCCTACCAGGTGAAAGCCATTGCCAAACTGCTGATAAATTTTAACTGGACATGGGTGGGTGTGCTTAGGGGTGACCATGCATATGGGCGCTCTGCCCTGCAGGGACTGCTTAATGAACTGCAGGATACAAGCGTGTGTGTCTCTTATCAGGAGATGATCCCCCTGCTGTATGACAGCCAGAGAGCAATCGAGATCATTCGTGTGATGAACAGCTCCAGTGCTcgtgttgtggtggtgttttcAGCTGAGGGGGAACTCACACCTTTTCTGAAAGACTATATGAATCTAAATGTTACTGGCATTCAGTGGATTGCCAGTGAGGCCTGGGTAACAGCTTCAGTCTTCACAGGAAGTGAGTACTACCCCTTCCTTGGAGGCACGATTGGGTTTGGGATACGACAGGGCTATATTCCGAAGCTGAAAGACTATATAACAACGGTGAACCCACAGGCATACCCAACAAACCCTCTGGTGCAGGAACTATGGGGTGCTCTGTATGGGTGCACTCCCTTTTCCTCCCTTACACATAGTACTCAGCTGCCCCTCTGCACCGGGCAAGAGACACTCAACAAGCAACACTCTGCCTACATGAACACATCCAGTCCTCGCATtgcatataatgtatataaaggTGTGTATGCTCTTGCTCATTCTCTCCACAATCTTATTTCCTGCAAAACTGGAAATGGCCCATTTAATAACTCCATGTGTGCTGACAACACTAAAGTCTATCCATGGCAG CTCCAGCATTACCTACAGGAAGTGTCGTTTACTATCTCAGGTGAGACGGTCAACTTTGATATGAAAGGTGACTCGATCCCGTCCTACGACCTGATCAACTGGCAGAAGGGCACAGCTGGCAATATTGAGCTGGTTAAAGTGGGCATGTATGATGGGGCTCGAGAGGCTGGGAGTGAACTGGTCATTTATGATACAGCTATAACATGGGCCAAAGACAAGAGTGAG GTGCCAGTCTCTGTTTGCAGTGACAGCTGCTCTCCGGGATTTAGGAAAGCTGTCCGTCAAGGGGAGCCTCTGTGCTGCTTTGACTGTGTACCATGTGACAGTGGCAAGATTAGTAATCAGACAG ATTCAGTAGACTGCATGGCTTGTCCTGAAGATTACTGGTCCAATGCAGATGGAACAGAATGTATTCCCAAGATCGTTGAGTTCCTTTCCCATGACGCAATGGGGTTAACACTGACAGTTATTGCTGTTGTTGGAGCTTGTGTCACTTTAGCTGTATTTGCAGTCTTTCTCTACTATAGAAACACCCCTATTGTGCGTATGAATAACTCAGAGCTGAGTTTCTTCATCCTGCTCTCCTTGACCCTGTGTTTCCTGTGTTCCCTGATCTTCATCGGGGAGCCCACTACATGGTCATGCATGCTGCGTCACACTGCTTTTAGCATCACCTTCTCCCTCTGCATCTCCTGCATCCTGGGTAAAACCTTAGTGGTTCTTGCTGCTTTCACAGCCACACAGCCTGGAAACAATGTGATGAAATGGCTCGGGCCTACACAGCAGAGGCTCATCATCTTTAGCTGCACCCTGGTCCAGGTGATCATCTGTGCTGCATGGCTCATATCCTCCCCTCCATTCccctataaaaacacacaatatcaGCACTCTAAGATCATTCTAGACTGCAGGGTGGGATCTGATCTGGCCTTCTGGTGTGTTCTTGGCTACATTGGGTTCTTGGccggtttgtgttttattttggctTTTCTGGCACGGAAATTGCCTGGAAATTTTAATGAAGCTAAATATATCACTTTTAGCATGTTAATATTTTGTGCAGTGTGGCTGGCGTTTATACCTGCCTATGTAAGTTCACCTGGTAAATTCACTACTGCAGTTGAAATATTTGCTATATTAGCTTCAAGCTTTGGCCtccttttgtgtttatttgctcCAAAGTGTTATATTATACTACTCAAGCCAGAAAAGAATACTAAACAGAATCTAATGGggaaataa
- the LOC132851148 gene encoding extracellular calcium-sensing receptor-like: MSDPSSKCSLQGDFDQPAFMSDGDITIGGIFPLHYRVDLPTAEYTNKPLAAQCQGFDSRALRWALAMRLAIDEINNSTALLPNHTLGYRIFDSCATPVTAQRAVLAVLNDQNVGQGSLCTRGGPLLAIVGESGSSQSIVVSRTLQPFRIPMISYFSTCSCLSDRRQFPTFFRVVPSDDYQVKAIAQLLKRFHWTWIGVVTEDHDYGRFALQGLKREIENTDICLAYHEMIPKDFKQERVQEILNVMKHSTAKVVVVFSGEGEFNPFLREFSAQNITGIQWVASEAWVTASVLAETYPFLAGTIGFAIRQGYVPGLKEYLMTVNPQVYPSNPLVRELWETLYSCTSFTSSVNSNQLPQCTGQETINKQQSAYMNISSPRVTYNVYKAVYAIAHSLHNLFHCVPGNGPFANSECADFNDIYPWQLQHYLQEVSFSLSGEHVNFDMKGDSIPSYDLINWQRFPDGDINFINVGMYDGSMDAGKELVIMDEKIKWPGNQSKVPESICSNSCAPGFRKAVRHGEPLCCFDCVPCDSGKISNQTDSIDCMACPEDFWSNMKGTVCIPKVTEFLSHRDTMGIVLMVIAIVGSCLTISVLAIFLHHRGTPIVRINNSELSFFILLSLTLCFLCSLIFIGEPTTWSCMLRHTAFSITFSLCISCILGKTLVVLAAFTATQPGNNVMKWLGPTQQRLIIFSCTLVQVIICAAWLISSPPFPYKNTQYQHSKIILDCRVGSDLAFWCVLGYIGFLAGLCFILAFLARKLPGNFNEAKYITFSMLIFCAVWLAFIPAYVSSPGKFTTAVEIFAILASSFGLLLCLFAPKCYIILLKPEKNTKQNLMGKGTK, encoded by the exons ATGTCTGACCCATCATCAAAGTGTTCATTACAAGGCGACTTTGATCAACCTGCATTCATGTCTGATGGAGATATCACAATAGGAGGAATATTTCCTTTGCACTACAGAGTGGATCTACCAACAGCAGAGTACACAAACAAACCTTTGGCAGCACAGTGTCAGGG GTTTGATTCCAGGGCATTGCGCTGGGCTTTGGCAATGAGGCTTGCTATAGATGAGATCAACAACAGTACAGCTCTTCTGCCAAACCACACCCTGGGCTACAGGATCTTTGATTCCTGTGCTACTCCGGTTACAGCTCAAAGGGCAGTCCTGGCTGTATTGAATGACCAGAATGTTGGGCAAGGCTCATTGTGTACTCGTGGAGGTCCCTTACTCGCCATAGTTGGAGAATCTGGTTCCTCACAATCTATTGTTGTCTCTAGAACACTGCAACCTTTCAGAATACCTATG ataAGCTACTTCTCAACCTGCTCATGTCTAAGTGATCGTAGACAATTTCCTACATTTTTTAGAGTAGTCCCAAGTGATGATTATCAAGTGAAAGCCATAGCTCAGCTCTTAAAGAGATTTCACTGGACATGGATTGGAGTTGTCACTGAAGACCATGATTATGGCCGATTTGCATTACAAGGCCTgaaaagagagatagaaaacaCTGATATATGTCTGGCATATCATGAAATGATACCTAAAGATTTCAAGCAGGAACGAGTCCAAGAGATTCTAAATGTGATGAAACATTCCACAGCAAAGGTAGTAGTGGTGTTTTCAGGAGAAGGGGAGTTTAACCCTTTTTTAAGAGAATTTTCAGCTCAAAATATCACAGGAATCCAATGGGTTGCCAGTGAGGCCTGGGTCACAGCCTCAGTATTAGCGGAAACATATCCATTTTTAGCTGGAACAATTGGATTTGCTATCCGTCAAGGGTACGTACCAGGGCTGAAAGAGTATCTGATGACAGTGAACCCACAGGTGTATCCATCTAACCCCCTGGTGCGGGAGCTGTGGGAGACTCTATACAGCTGCACATCCTTCACTTCATCTGTCAATAGCAATCAACTGCCCCAGTGCACAGGGCAGGAAACAATCAACAAGCAGCAATCTGCCTACATGAACATCTCTAGCCCTCGTGTCACTTATAACGTATATAAAGCAGTATATGCCATTGCTCACTCCCTACATAATCTTTTTCACTGTGTGCCTGGAAATGGACCTTTTGCTAATTCTGAATGTGCAGACTTCAATGATATTTATCCATGGCAG CTTCAACATTACCTTCAGGAAgtgtctttctcactctctggtGAACATGTAAACTTTGATATGAAAGGAGATTCGATTCCATCTTATGATCTGATCAATTGGCAGAGATTCCCAGATGGAGACATTAACTTTATCAATGTTGGAATGTATGATGGTTCAATGGACGCTGGGAAGGAACTGGTTATCATGGATGAAAAAATTAAGTGGCCTGGTAATCAGAGCAAG GTGCCAGAATCCATTTGCAGTAACAGCTGTGCTCCGGGATTCAGGAAAGCTGTTCGTCATGGGGAGCCTTTGTGCTGCTTTGACTGTGTACCATGTGACAGTGGCAAGATTAGTAATCAGACAG ATTCAATAGACTGCATGGCTTGTCCTGAAGATTTCTGGTCCAACATGAAAGGAACAGTATGTATCCCTAAAGTGACTGAGTTCCTGTCTCACAGGGACACAATGGGAATTGTGTTGATGGTGATAGCTATTGTGGGGTCATGTCTGACAATATCTGTATTAGCAATATTCTTGCATCATCGAGGAACTCCTATAGTGCGCATTAACAACTCAGAGCTGAGTTTCTTCATCCTGCTCTCCTTGACCCTGTGTTTCCTGTGTTCCCTGATCTTCATCGGGGAGCCCACTACATGGTCATGCATGCTGCGTCACACTGCTTTTAGCATCACCTTCTCCCTCTGCATCTCCTGCATCCTGGGTAAAACCTTAGTGGTTCTTGCTGCTTTCACAGCCACACAGCCTGGAAACAATGTGATGAAATGGCTCGGGCCTACACAGCAGAGGCTCATCATCTTTAGCTGCACCCTGGTCCAGGTGATCATCTGTGCTGCATGGCTCATATCCTCCCCTCCATTCccctataaaaacacacaatatcaGCACTCTAAGATCATTCTAGACTGCAGGGTGGGATCTGATCTGGCCTTCTGGTGTGTTCTTGGCTACATTGGGTTCTTGGccggtttgtgttttattttggctTTTCTGGCACGGAAATTGCCTGGAAATTTTAACGAAGCTAAATATATCACTTTTAGCATGTTAATATTTTGTGCAGTTTGGCTGGCGTTTATACCTGCCTATGTAAGTTCACCTGGTAAATTCACTACTGCAGTTGAAATATTTGCTATATTAGCTTCAAGCTTTGGCCtccttttgtgtttatttgctcCAAAGTGTTATATTATACTACTCAAGCCAGAAAAGAATACTAAACAGAATCTAATGGGAAAGGGAACAAaataa
- the LOC132851716 gene encoding extracellular calcium-sensing receptor — translation MRDMFKEGDIMIGGVFPIFNKQDNVLTSFENKPPKAECKGFDLRAFRWTRTMMFAIEEINQDEKLLPNITLGYKILDSCASPINVLRAALTLVSMSEENNSSNSTQCHPPPLSAVVAESGSTQSLVVAGTVGPFRVPVVSYFSTCACLSDKTKYPTFFRTIPSDYYQAKALAFLVKRFGWTWIGVIQSDNDYGRNGITAFTKEVEAHGVCIAFVGTVLRTYPQSKILEVVELIKHSTVEVILAFVPEGDLYPLMIEVVKQNITGIQWIASEAWITADRPSTPEMFKSFGGTLGFVVRKMAITKLGPILKDISPYKDSESSFVCDFWETIVGCRPSSSITDFGNSTKTCSGAETVDYTNKFFDVTQLRVAYNVYQAVYAIAHALHQVLFCEKPKTNVSKLCLPLLQITPNLVSEQLKKVHFVDAFGELVFFDKNGDPPASYEVINWQLRDGQVQHIPVGHFSTSANGQYELVINEDKIVWRTGNLTPKAACSEICPQGTRKAQIKGLPLCCFDCIPCADGSISNTTGATDCITCPEEYWSNERKDSCIMKITEFLSYTETMGIVLIAVSLFGACLALCTMVVFIYFRDTPIVKANNSELSLLLLLSLIFCFLCPLTFIGEPTVWSCMLRHTAFGIAFALCISCMLGKTIVVVTAFRATLPGSNVAGKFGPPQQRAIVCSCTAVQILICILWLNVVPPFPDKVFEQRSKKIILECNTGSDAAFYAVLGYIGLLAIVCLVLAFLARKLPDNFNEAKFITFSLLIFCAVWITFIPAYVSSPGKYTVAVEIFAILSSAFGLLICIFVPKCYIILIKPERNTKKHVMGKNSKST, via the exons ATGAGAGACATGTTTAAGGAAGGAGACATTATGATAGGTGGAGTTTTTCCTATATTTAACAAACAGGACAATGTTCTTACTTCATTTGAAAACAAACCGCCAAAAGCCGAATGTAAAGg ATTTGACTTACGAGCCTTTCGCTGGACTAGAACCATGATGTTTGCAATAGAGGAAATAAATCAAGATGAGAAATTGCTTCCTAACATCACACTTGGGTATAAAATTTTAGACTCTTGTGCATCTCCTATTAATGTTTTGCGAGCTGCCCTCACTCTGGTGAGCATGTCAGAGGAAAATAACTCTTCCAACTCGACTCAATGTCATCCACCTCCTCTCTCTGCTGTTGTGGCTGAATCAGGTTCTACTCAGTCTTTAGTTGTGGCTGGGACAGTTGGACCATTCAGAGTACCAGTG GTGAGTTACTTTTCAACATGTGCATGTTTGagtgacaaaacaaaatatcCTACATTTTTCCGAACAATACCAAGTGACTACTACCAAGCAAAGGCTTTGGCTTTCCTCGTCAAACGTTTTGGATGGACATGGATTGGAgttatacagtctgacaatgaTTATGGACGAAATGGGATAACAGCATTCACTAAGGAAGTGGAGGCTCATGGTGTATGCATTGCATTTGTTGGCACAGTTTTGCGAACATATCCCCAAAGTAAAATCCTTGAAGTTGTTGAACTGATAAAGCACTCAACGGTTGAAGTGATTCTTGCATTTGTACCAGAGGGAGATCTCTATCCTTTAATGATAGAAGTGGTGAAACAGAACATTACAGGAATACAATGGATTGCAAGCGAAGCCTGGATAACTGCAGACCGACCATCCACTccagaaatgtttaaatctttTGGAGGAACATTAGGATTTGTGGTCCGAAAAATGGCCATAACCAAACTGGGACCAATTCTGAAAGATATCAGCCCTTATAAAGATTCAGAATCCAGTTTTGTCTGTGATTTCTGGGAAACAATTGTAGGATGTAGGCCTTCATCTTCAATAACTGATTTTGGGAATAGCACAAAAACTTGCTCAGGAGCTGAAACAGTAGATTATACAAACAAGTTCTTTGATGTCACACAACTTAGAGTGGCCTATAATGTTTATCAAGCAGTGTATGCAATCGCTCATGCATTACATCAGGTTCTGTTTTGTGAAAAACCTAAGACCAATGTCTCGAAACTGTGTCTTCCTCTGTTACAGATAACCCCAAACCTG GTAAGTGAACAGttgaaaaaagtacattttgtgGATGCGTTTGGAGAGCTAGTGTTCTTTGACAAGAACGGAGATCCACCTGCCTCATATGAAGTCATAAACTGGCAGCTGAGAGACGGTCAAGTGCAGCATATTCCAGTTGGTCATTTCAGCACCTCTGCAAATGGACAATATGAACTTGTGATAAATGAAGACAAGATAGTCTGGAGAACAGGAAATTTG ACTCCAAAAGCTGCTTGCTCAGAAATCTGTCCACAAGGCACAAGAAAAGCACAAATTAAAGGTTTACCTCTGTGCTGCTTTGACTGTATCCCATGCGCTGATGGCTCTATATCAAATACAACAG GAGCAACAGATTGTATCACCTGTCCTGAGGAGTACTGGTCtaatgaaagaaaagacagcTGCATCATGAAAATAACAGAGTTTCTTTCATACACTGAAACAATGGGGATTGTTCTAATAGCCGTGTCACTATTTGGTGCTTGTTTAGCATTATGTACTATGGTGGTATTCATATATTTTAGAGACACACCAATAGTTAAAGCAAATAATTCTGAGCTGAGCTTACTTTTACTTCTCTCCCTTATATTTTGCTTCCTCTGTCCACTCACATTCATTGGCGAGCCCACGGTTTGGTCCTGCATGTTACGTCACACAGCATTTGGCATTGCCTTTGCACTCTGTATTTCCTGTATGCTGGGGAAAACTATAGTTGTGGTAACTGCCTTCAGAGCAACATTACCTGGGAGCAATGTGGCAGGAAAGTTTGGACCACCTCAGCAAAGGGCCATTGTGTGTTCATGCACTGcagttcaaatacttatttgtatTCTGTGGCTAAATGTTGTGCCACCATTCCCAGATAAAGTTTTTGAACAACGcagtaaaaaaattattttagaatGTAACACAGGTTCAGATGCTGCATTTTATGCCGTTCTAGGATACATTGGCCTTCTTGCTATCGTTTGTTTGGTCCTGGCCTTTTTAGCCAGAAAGCTGCCTGATAATTTTAATGAAGCCAAATTCATCACATTCAGTTTGCTTatattctgtgcagtttggatCACCTTTATTCCAGCTTATGTCAGCTCTCCTGGAAagtatacagtagctgtagaaATATTTGCAATTTTGTCTTCAGCTTTTGGCCTGCTGATATGCATTTTTGTTCCAAAATGTTACATAATTTTAATCAAgccagagagaaacacaaaaaaacatgtaatgGGGAAAAATTCAAAGTCTACTTAA